CGGGTCGGCTTGTTGGTGATCAGTTGCCCGTGGTTGATAATCGCGATCCGGTCGCACAATTCTTCCGCTTCCTCGAGGTAATGCGTGGTCAGGACCACGGTTACCCCTTCGCGGTTGAGTTCGCCCACCAGTTCCCACAATTGCCGCCGCAATTCGACATCGACGCCCGCTGTTGGTTCGTCGAGCACCAGAATAGGCGGCGCATGGACCATGGCCTTGGCGATCAGCAGCCGCCGTTTCATCCCGCCCGACAGGCTGCGGGCATAGGCATCGCGCTTGTCCGCCAGATGAACCGCGCGCAGCAGTGCGTCCGATCGGCGCAAGGCCTTGGGCACGCCATACATCCCGCCCTGGATTTCCAGCACCTCGAACGGGGTGAAGAACGGGTCGAACACGATTTCCTGCGGCACGATGCCGATGCTGGCCTTGGCGTTGCGGCGATCGCGATCGATGTCGTGGCCCCAGATATCCACGCTGCCCGACGTCTTGTTGACCAGACCGGCCAGAATGTTGATCAGCGTGGACTTGCCCGCGCCATTGGGGCCCAGCAGGCCGAACACTTCGCCTTCGGGCACATCGAAACTGACCCCGCGCAGCGCCTGTTTGGGCGGGGCATTGCCCGCGCCGGCATAGGTTTTCGTGAGATCGCGGATGGAAATGGCGGCAGAGGTGGTCATGATCGTTGCCGTCCATGCGCCACCCGCGCGGTGCGGTAAAGGGGGCATGGGGCGGCGCGGCGCCGAAACCGTTGCGAATCCCCGGGCGACGCGATAGGGCGCAGGCATGATCCAACCGCCTGAAACCATCCTGGTCGAAACCCACCGCGTAAGCTGCGACGGCGCGTCCGCCATTCGCGGCGGTGCGGGATACCGTCCTGCCGCGCTTGGCCATCCCCGGGTCTGGCTCGAAATTGACGAACATGGCTATGTCGATTGCGGCTATTGCGACCGCCGGTTCGTGTTGCAGGGCGGCCCTGCCGATGGGGTCGATCAGGGCACGCTGCCCGATATTTCCGAAGGGTCTTCGCCCCAATAACCGGCCGGGCGCGCACTGCGCCTTTCGCGCGGGGGCGGTTGTCCCTATATCGGGGCCATGGACCAGACCGACCCGCGCACATTCCTCTACGCAGAGGGCAAGCTCACCCCCGAACAGGCCAGGGCGATCACCGCCGAAACACTGGCCAATTGCGATGACGGGGAACTCTATCTCCAGTTCGTCGCCAGCGAGAGTTTCACCTTCGATGACGGGCGGCTGAAAGCGGCCGACTATTCCCGCGATTCCGGTTTTGGCCTGCGCGGCATCTCGGGCGAGATGACCGGGTTTGCCCATGCCAACGATGTCAGCGCCGAAGCGATCCGCCGCGCGGGCGAAACCTTGCAACTGCTCGATCCGGCGAAGGGCAAACCCGCCCCGCCGCCCCGCCGCAACAATCGCCATCTTTACACCGATGCCAGCCCGCTCGACGC
This genomic window from Caenibius tardaugens NBRC 16725 contains:
- a CDS encoding zinc-finger domain-containing protein, with the protein product MIQPPETILVETHRVSCDGASAIRGGAGYRPAALGHPRVWLEIDEHGYVDCGYCDRRFVLQGGPADGVDQGTLPDISEGSSPQ
- a CDS encoding ABC transporter ATP-binding protein, whose product is MTTSAAISIRDLTKTYAGAGNAPPKQALRGVSFDVPEGEVFGLLGPNGAGKSTLINILAGLVNKTSGSVDIWGHDIDRDRRNAKASIGIVPQEIVFDPFFTPFEVLEIQGGMYGVPKALRRSDALLRAVHLADKRDAYARSLSGGMKRRLLIAKAMVHAPPILVLDEPTAGVDVELRRQLWELVGELNREGVTVVLTTHYLEEAEELCDRIAIINHGQLITNKPTRELVGMMREKIVVLTLNRPIAQAPAHPAFLKSEKRDERTLEITYDRDRVTAGQVLELVQNQGFAIEDVTTREADLEDVFVQLTSKEAEVTGIA